Part of the Streptomyces europaeiscabiei genome is shown below.
TCGTCACAGGTGGCGGACGTCCAGAGGGTCTTGACCGCGGCTGGTTCGTGGAGCCGACGCTCTTCACCGGTGTGCGGCCGGATATGACGATCGCTCAGGAAGAGATTTTCGGGCCGGTCCTCTCCGTTATGACCTACCGGGACGAAGCCGACGCGGTCGAGATCGCCAACAACTCGCCTTACGGTCTCAGCGGGGCAGTGTTCACGTCGGACTCCCGCCGAGGGCTGGAACTCGCGAGCCGGATCCGTACCGGTGTCGTGGAACTGAATGGGCATCCGGTCGGGCTCAAGGCACCGTTCGGTGGGTTCAAAGCCAGCGGCATCGGCCGCGAGTACGGGCATGAGGGGCTGGACGCCTACACGGAGTTGAAGTCCATCGGACTGCCCCCGGACATGGCGACATCGTTTGCGTAACCGACCGACCGACCGAGCTGGGCCCGGGACAACTCGCACGCTCTGCACCCATCGCCCCTGCTGACCAACGGGTCGCGGTTGTCGGGACGACACCGTAGCCACCGGACTGAGAGGAACAGACCATCAGATGGATCGTCTTGCTCACACCGATGAACTGACCGAGGACCAGCGGGAGATCCTCAAAGTGGTCAGACAGTTCGCCGAAGAGAAGATCATGCCGGTCGCCGCCGAGCTTGAACACAAGGACGAGTACCCGACCGACATAGTCGAGGGACTGAAGGGGCTCGGTGTCTTCGGCCTGATGATCCCAGAGGAGTACGGCGGGCTGGGTGAGTCGCTCCTGACGTACGCGCTGTGTGTGGAAGAGATCGCACGAGGCTGGATGAGTGTCTCAGGTGTGATCAACACCCACTTCATCGTCGCGTACATGCTGATGCAGCACGGCACCGAGGAGCAGAAACGGAAGTACCTCCCGCGGATGGCCACCGGCGAGGTGCGGGGCGCCTTCTCGATGTCGGAGCCAGGGCTCGGCTCCGACGTCTCGGCCGTGGCCACCAAGGCCGACAGGCTTGCCGACGGCTCGTACTCGATCACCGGCCAGAAGATGTGGCTCACCAACGGCGGTTCGTCGAACCTGGTCGCGGTTCTGACGAAAACCGATGAGGGCGCGGCCTCGGTCTACAAGAACATGACCACGTTCCTGGTCGAGAAGCAGCCTGGCTTCGGCGAGACCGCCCAGGGTGTCACCGTCCCGGGAAAGATCGACAAGATGGGTTACAAGGGCATCGACACCACCGAGATGGTCTTTGACGGCCATCGGATCGAGAGCGCCCAGATCCTCGGGGGAGAGCCCGGCCAGGGCTTCTATCAGATGATGGACGGTGTCGAGGTGGGTCGCGTGAACGTCGCAGCGCGCGCGTGCGGCATCGCCGTTCGCGCCTTCGAACTGGGCATCGCGTACGCGCAGCAACGTGAGACGTTCGGAAAGCCGATCGCGCAGCACCAGGCGATCCTGTTCCGCCTGGCGGAGATGGCGACCAAGGTCGAGGCCGCCCACGCGATGATGGTCCGCGCGGCCCGCAAGAAGGACTCCGGCCGACGCAACGACGTCGAGGCCGGCATGGCCAAGATGCTCGCGAGCGAGTATTGCAAGGAAGTGGTCGAGGCGTCGTTCCGCATCCATGGCGGGTACGGCTATTCCAAGGAGTACGAGATCGAGCGGCTCTACCGCGAGGCTGCCTTCATGCTCATCGGCGAGGGTACGTCCGAGATCCAGAAGA
Proteins encoded:
- a CDS encoding acyl-CoA dehydrogenase family protein: MDRLAHTDELTEDQREILKVVRQFAEEKIMPVAAELEHKDEYPTDIVEGLKGLGVFGLMIPEEYGGLGESLLTYALCVEEIARGWMSVSGVINTHFIVAYMLMQHGTEEQKRKYLPRMATGEVRGAFSMSEPGLGSDVSAVATKADRLADGSYSITGQKMWLTNGGSSNLVAVLTKTDEGAASVYKNMTTFLVEKQPGFGETAQGVTVPGKIDKMGYKGIDTTEMVFDGHRIESAQILGGEPGQGFYQMMDGVEVGRVNVAARACGIAVRAFELGIAYAQQRETFGKPIAQHQAILFRLAEMATKVEAAHAMMVRAARKKDSGRRNDVEAGMAKMLASEYCKEVVEASFRIHGGYGYSKEYEIERLYREAAFMLIGEGTSEIQKMIIGRSLLKEYAM